One genomic window of Micromonospora sp. WMMD1128 includes the following:
- the hemC gene encoding hydroxymethylbilane synthase, producing MTAPLRLGTRGSVLAMAQSGHVADALTAATGRPVELVEVVTAGDRSTAPVQRLGVGVFVSALRDALTAGEIDFAVHSYKDLPTAAAPGLHIAAVPPRQDPRDALVATGGRTLAELPPGARIGTGALRRIAQLHALGMQFEVTPIRGNVDSRVGRVLGPDADFDAVVLARAGLARIGRADVITETLDPMLMLPAPAQGALAVECRADDHDLIELLARLDHAPSRAAVTAERALLATLEAGCSAPVAAYGELAEGETGEEIYLRGAVISPDGSRDLRLSRTGTPADAAEIGKALAAELLELGADSILGQEGHAGPGTQQLGSTE from the coding sequence ATGACCGCCCCCCTGCGCCTCGGCACCCGGGGCAGCGTCCTGGCGATGGCCCAGTCCGGCCACGTCGCCGACGCCCTCACCGCGGCCACCGGCCGCCCGGTCGAGCTGGTCGAGGTGGTGACCGCCGGGGACCGCTCCACCGCCCCGGTGCAGCGGCTCGGTGTCGGCGTCTTCGTGTCCGCCCTGCGGGACGCGCTGACCGCCGGTGAGATCGACTTCGCCGTGCACTCGTACAAGGACCTGCCCACCGCGGCGGCGCCCGGTCTGCACATCGCGGCCGTGCCGCCCCGGCAGGATCCACGGGACGCGCTCGTCGCCACCGGCGGCCGAACCCTTGCCGAGCTGCCGCCCGGCGCGCGGATCGGCACCGGCGCCCTGCGCCGGATCGCCCAGCTGCACGCGCTCGGCATGCAGTTCGAGGTCACCCCGATCCGGGGCAACGTCGACTCCCGGGTGGGCCGGGTGCTCGGCCCGGACGCCGACTTCGACGCCGTCGTGCTGGCCCGGGCCGGGCTCGCCCGGATCGGCCGCGCCGACGTCATCACCGAGACGCTCGACCCGATGCTCATGCTGCCGGCGCCCGCACAGGGCGCGCTCGCGGTCGAGTGCCGGGCCGACGACCACGACCTGATCGAGCTGCTGGCGCGGCTCGATCACGCGCCGTCCCGCGCCGCGGTCACCGCGGAACGGGCACTGCTGGCCACCTTGGAGGCCGGGTGCAGCGCACCCGTGGCCGCCTACGGCGAACTCGCCGAGGGTGAGACCGGTGAGGAGATCTACCTGCGCGGTGCGGTGATCAGCCCGGACGGTTCCCGTGACCTCCGGCTGTCCCGCACCGGAACGCCCGCCGACGCGGCGGAGATCGGCAAGGCTCTCGCCGCCGAACTCCTCGAACTCGGTGCCGACTCGATCCTCGGCCAAGAAGGACACGCCGGCCCGGGGACCCAGCAACTTGGGAGCACAGAATGA
- a CDS encoding uroporphyrinogen-III synthase, with translation MTRTRKPVGRIAFVGAGPGDPGLLTRRALDALVEADHVVYDRGVPESLLTHVRAQARSDAEFSPAEGVPGDVAKVLISAARSGQNAVHLVAGDPFGHDSVVKEVQAVARTAAHFEVVPGVGQAEGVATYAGVPLPGVRTAADVEDVTALDFDALATAVGRGSLALAVDAGDLAAVRDGLLAAGVDGATAVGVTGDGTGETQYTTTSSVDSFVAAALGFTGRVVLTVGAGVTDRDKLSWWENRPLYGWKVLVPRTKEQAGAMSARLRAYGAIPCEVPTIAVEPPRTPAQMERAVKGLVDGRYAWVIFTSVNAVRAVWEKFAEHGLDARHFGGVKIACIGEATADAVRAFGIQPELVPAGEQSSEGLLAEFSPHDEILDPVGRVLLPRADIATETLAAGLTERGWEVDDVTAYRTVRAAPPPAEIRDAIKSGGFDAVLFTSSSTVRNLVGIAGKPHARTVVAVIGPKTAETATEFGLRVDVQPPHASVPDLVEALAAYAVELREKLAAMPAKQRRGSKVQGPTALRFR, from the coding sequence ATGACCCGCACCCGTAAGCCCGTAGGCCGGATCGCTTTCGTCGGGGCCGGCCCCGGCGACCCGGGCCTGCTGACCCGCCGGGCGCTCGACGCCCTGGTCGAGGCCGACCACGTGGTGTACGACCGGGGAGTCCCCGAGTCGCTGCTGACCCACGTACGCGCCCAGGCCCGGTCCGACGCCGAGTTCAGCCCCGCCGAGGGCGTGCCGGGGGACGTGGCGAAGGTGCTGATCTCCGCGGCCCGCTCCGGCCAGAACGCGGTGCACCTGGTCGCCGGTGACCCGTTCGGCCACGACTCGGTGGTCAAGGAGGTGCAGGCGGTGGCGCGCACCGCGGCCCACTTCGAGGTGGTGCCGGGCGTCGGCCAGGCCGAGGGCGTCGCCACGTACGCCGGCGTCCCGCTGCCGGGCGTGCGCACCGCCGCCGACGTCGAGGACGTCACCGCGCTGGACTTCGACGCGCTCGCCACGGCCGTGGGCCGGGGCTCGCTGGCGCTCGCGGTGGACGCCGGTGACCTGGCCGCCGTCCGGGACGGGCTGCTGGCGGCCGGGGTCGACGGCGCCACCGCGGTCGGGGTGACCGGCGACGGCACCGGCGAGACGCAGTACACCACCACGTCGAGCGTGGACTCCTTCGTCGCGGCGGCACTCGGCTTCACCGGCCGCGTCGTGCTCACCGTCGGCGCGGGCGTCACCGACCGCGACAAGCTGAGCTGGTGGGAGAACCGCCCGCTGTACGGCTGGAAGGTGCTGGTGCCCCGCACCAAGGAGCAGGCCGGCGCGATGAGCGCGCGGCTGCGCGCGTACGGGGCGATCCCGTGCGAGGTGCCGACCATCGCGGTCGAGCCGCCCCGCACCCCGGCCCAGATGGAGCGCGCGGTCAAGGGCCTGGTCGACGGCCGGTACGCCTGGGTGATCTTCACTTCGGTGAACGCGGTCCGGGCGGTCTGGGAGAAGTTCGCCGAGCACGGGCTGGACGCCCGGCACTTCGGCGGCGTCAAGATCGCCTGTATCGGTGAGGCGACCGCCGACGCGGTCCGCGCGTTCGGCATCCAGCCGGAGCTGGTCCCGGCCGGGGAGCAGTCCTCCGAGGGCCTGCTGGCCGAGTTCTCCCCGCACGACGAGATCCTCGACCCGGTCGGCCGGGTGCTGCTGCCCCGCGCCGACATCGCCACCGAGACGCTTGCCGCCGGCCTCACCGAGCGGGGCTGGGAGGTCGACGACGTGACCGCGTACCGGACCGTCCGGGCGGCGCCGCCGCCGGCCGAGATCCGCGACGCGATCAAGTCGGGCGGATTCGACGCGGTGCTCTTCACCTCGTCCTCCACCGTTCGGAACCTGGTCGGCATCGCCGGGAAGCCGCACGCGCGTACCGTTGTTGCCGTCATCGGGCCCAAGACGGCGGAGACCGCGACGGAGTTCGGCCTGCGGGTCGACGTGCAGCCGCCGCACGCCTCGGTGCCCGACCTGGTGGAGGCGCTCGCCGCCTACGCCGTCGAGCTGCGCGAGAAGCTCGCCGCCATGCCGGCGAAGCAGCGCCGCGGCTCGAAGGTGCAGGGCCCGACCGCCCTGAGGTTCCGCTGA